The following coding sequences are from one Candidatus Methylomirabilota bacterium window:
- the nadD gene encoding nicotinate-nucleotide adenylyltransferase translates to MHIGVMGGTFDPIHLGHLRAAEEIYWAFELDKIIFVPAAQPPHKEEEFEASAMHRYEMVSLATVYTPYFSVSPIELSRPGRSYSVETLREFRKLYGDESTIYFIMGVDAFLDIATWKEARELLSLAQVIVTARPGWRLDEVERSMRPEQRHLLGNPRFKYVKISEITRETATAHREPRLVLLVEVVSLDISSSEIRQLVKEGRSIRHLVTDTVAAYIGKNRLYQPGRKGS, encoded by the coding sequence ATGCATATCGGTGTGATGGGGGGGACCTTCGATCCGATACATCTCGGCCACCTGCGGGCCGCCGAGGAGATCTACTGGGCCTTTGAGCTGGACAAGATTATCTTTGTGCCGGCCGCCCAGCCCCCTCACAAAGAAGAGGAGTTCGAAGCCTCAGCCATGCACCGATACGAGATGGTCTCGCTGGCGACGGTCTACACGCCGTACTTCAGCGTTTCCCCGATTGAGCTGAGCCGACCGGGCCGATCCTATTCGGTTGAGACACTCCGAGAGTTTCGAAAGCTATACGGGGATGAGAGTACGATCTACTTTATCATGGGGGTCGACGCGTTCCTTGACATCGCCACATGGAAAGAAGCGCGGGAGTTACTGTCGCTGGCGCAAGTCATCGTCACTGCCCGTCCTGGCTGGCGGCTTGATGAGGTTGAGCGCTCCATGAGGCCTGAGCAACGGCATCTTCTGGGTAACCCTCGGTTTAAGTACGTGAAGATCTCTGAGATCACGCGGGAGACCGCAACGGCACACCGTGAACCCCGCTTGGTCTTGTTGGTTGAAGTGGTGTCGTTGGATATCTCCTCCAGCGAGATCCGGCAACTAGTGAAAGAGGGGAGGAGCATCCGGCATCTGGTGACCGACACCGTGGCCGCTTACATAGGCAAGAATCGCCTGTATCAACCTGGACGAAAAGGCTCATAG
- a CDS encoding zinc ABC transporter substrate-binding protein: protein MLKCLQRWYALGILSCILASFSLLSVRASAQEGAKSVAVCATVPDLGSLAREVGGDQVSVTVFAKGTEDAHFIEAKPSFIKALSQCDLYIQMGMDLEIGWAPVLLQNARNAAVLPGGRGYLDASRVIAPLEVPIGPVDRSMGDIHPLGNPHYLSDPVNGLKVARLIRDALVALRPERKPYFDDRFIAFHLRLGTALAGERLARKYDVEKLALLYQHGKLPAFLKGQREEALLRGWLGRMLPYFGTKVVADHNLWPYFARRFGIAVIGFMEPKPGIPPTTRHLSELVEQMRAEGIHVILSASYYDPRHARFLAQQTGARIVNLAHQVGARAGTDDYVAMIDYNVRELTTALGGS from the coding sequence ATGCTGAAATGTCTGCAACGATGGTATGCGCTGGGGATCTTGAGCTGCATCTTGGCATCCTTCAGCCTACTGAGTGTGCGCGCCTCCGCCCAGGAAGGCGCCAAGTCAGTTGCTGTCTGCGCCACCGTGCCGGACCTGGGGAGCCTTGCCCGCGAGGTGGGAGGGGACCAGGTTTCGGTCACGGTGTTCGCCAAGGGAACGGAAGACGCGCATTTCATCGAGGCCAAGCCCAGCTTCATCAAGGCGCTGAGCCAGTGCGATCTCTATATCCAGATGGGAATGGATCTGGAGATCGGTTGGGCCCCGGTCCTCCTGCAGAACGCCAGGAACGCAGCGGTCCTGCCGGGCGGTCGCGGCTATCTCGACGCCTCCAGAGTCATTGCCCCGCTCGAGGTCCCCATCGGACCAGTAGATCGCTCCATGGGCGACATCCATCCTCTCGGCAACCCTCACTATCTATCGGATCCTGTGAATGGCCTGAAGGTAGCCCGGCTGATCCGCGACGCGCTCGTAGCGCTGCGACCGGAGCGCAAGCCCTACTTCGACGATCGTTTCATCGCTTTCCACCTGAGACTGGGCACAGCGCTGGCGGGCGAACGGCTTGCCAGGAAGTACGACGTTGAAAAGCTCGCCCTGCTCTATCAACACGGCAAGCTGCCGGCTTTCCTGAAGGGGCAAAGGGAGGAGGCCCTGCTGAGGGGATGGCTGGGCAGGATGCTGCCGTACTTCGGCACCAAGGTCGTCGCCGATCATAATTTGTGGCCCTACTTCGCTCGCCGATTTGGGATCGCGGTGATCGGGTTCATGGAGCCGAAGCCGGGAATTCCCCCAACGACCAGACATCTGAGCGAACTGGTAGAGCAGATGCGAGCGGAGGGGATACACGTTATCCTCTCGGCTTCATATTACGACCCTCGACATGCGCGGTTCCTCGCACAACAGACCGGCGCCAGGATCGTGAACCTGGCCCACCAGGTAGGGGCACGGGCCGGCACCGATGACTACGTTGCGATGATTGATTATAATGTCAGAGAGCTGACCACGGCGTTAGGAGGCTCATAG
- a CDS encoding TraR/DksA family transcriptional regulator, which yields MPLRAAILERLKEKLLEKRRALINTVREKRANNLEGGSDGTQDIADQATTAYTKEFLLSISDTERQQLKQVDAALEKMRQKTYGECERCSEPISEKRLEALPFARFCIACQEEEERS from the coding sequence ATGCCGTTGAGGGCAGCGATCCTGGAACGGTTAAAGGAAAAGCTGTTAGAGAAGCGACGTGCGTTGATTAACACAGTTCGGGAGAAGCGCGCAAATAATCTGGAGGGCGGGAGCGATGGCACACAAGATATCGCCGATCAAGCGACGACCGCTTACACCAAGGAGTTTCTGCTCTCAATCAGCGACACTGAGCGCCAGCAGTTGAAGCAGGTGGACGCTGCGCTGGAGAAGATGCGGCAGAAGACGTACGGCGAGTGCGAACGGTGCAGTGAGCCGATCAGCGAGAAGCGGCTTGAGGCGTTGCCTTTTGCCAGATTTTGCATTGCCTGTCAGGAGGAAGAAGAACGGAGCTGA
- a CDS encoding DUF4200 domain-containing protein, with translation MHWSNLKKKSVIALMVLSTLIIGTGVTWAQVKNPELEALKQVVEELRRRDAEKERKLAELQHQIEAMRSQLPAAEKPATPESALEKAVQEMEPQTPAAAPTDLLSRQVGGSSFRLIDVSLDALFAAGSSTEREASIQRLEGGDHDPRKRGFTVQQAELSFTGAVDPYLTGETHIVYLIDPVVGNTRVELEEAFLTTQALPYGLQLKGGHFFTEFGQINPQHPHQWDWLDQPVINTRLFGPDGLRQAGVRLGWLTPLPWYSQLHVGVQNANGEIAASFLSNEEFFKERSIGGRPFVQRDVRHLTDLLYLLRWENSWNLSDTVTTKLGLSGLFGPNATGADGHTRIYGTDLKLTWRPANSSRGWPLFLWQSEAMGRDYVADRFTDGVVTLPRKTLRDWGFYTQALYGFTYGWAAGLRYEYATGSGASVGVFNGREGDPFRDDRHRVSPLLAWHPSEFSRLRLQYNYDRADHLEHQDAHSVWLGVEFLYGAHPAHKY, from the coding sequence ATGCACTGGTCTAACCTGAAAAAGAAGAGCGTCATTGCGCTCATGGTACTTTCCACACTGATTATCGGAACGGGAGTGACCTGGGCACAGGTCAAGAATCCTGAACTGGAGGCCCTCAAACAGGTAGTTGAAGAGCTTCGCCGACGAGACGCGGAAAAGGAGAGGAAGCTGGCGGAACTCCAACATCAAATTGAAGCGATGCGATCTCAGTTGCCGGCAGCGGAGAAACCCGCAACCCCCGAATCGGCTCTTGAAAAGGCCGTACAGGAGATGGAGCCGCAGACGCCGGCGGCGGCGCCGACTGACCTGTTGTCGCGTCAGGTTGGCGGGAGCAGTTTCCGGCTGATCGACGTGTCGCTGGATGCGCTGTTTGCAGCCGGAAGTTCCACCGAACGGGAGGCCTCCATCCAGAGACTTGAGGGCGGCGATCACGATCCCCGCAAGCGCGGCTTTACGGTCCAGCAGGCGGAGCTGTCATTCACCGGCGCCGTGGATCCATACCTGACGGGCGAGACCCATATCGTCTACCTCATCGACCCTGTCGTTGGCAACACCCGGGTCGAGCTGGAGGAAGCCTTCCTGACCACGCAGGCGCTGCCGTATGGACTGCAACTGAAGGGAGGACACTTCTTCACGGAGTTCGGCCAAATCAACCCTCAGCATCCCCATCAATGGGACTGGTTGGATCAGCCGGTGATCAATACTCGGCTGTTCGGACCTGACGGCCTGCGACAGGCGGGCGTCCGGCTGGGCTGGCTCACGCCGCTGCCTTGGTATTCTCAACTGCACGTGGGCGTCCAGAACGCAAACGGCGAGATCGCGGCCAGCTTCCTGTCCAACGAAGAATTCTTTAAAGAGCGGTCGATCGGCGGACGGCCGTTCGTCCAACGCGACGTGAGACACCTGACGGACCTTCTCTATCTGCTCCGCTGGGAGAACTCGTGGAACCTGAGCGACACAGTCACGACCAAACTCGGTCTGTCAGGGCTGTTCGGCCCCAATGCGACGGGCGCCGATGGCCACACACGCATCTATGGGACGGACCTCAAACTGACCTGGCGCCCTGCTAACAGCTCCCGCGGATGGCCCCTCTTCCTGTGGCAGTCGGAGGCGATGGGGCGGGATTATGTAGCGGACCGGTTCACTGACGGAGTAGTAACGCTGCCGCGTAAGACGTTACGGGACTGGGGATTCTACACGCAGGCGCTGTACGGGTTTACCTATGGTTGGGCCGCCGGACTACGCTACGAATATGCGACAGGCAGCGGCGCGAGCGTGGGTGTATTCAACGGCCGCGAAGGCGACCCCTTCCGGGACGACCGGCACCGGGTCTCGCCGTTACTGGCCTGGCACCCTTCTGAGTTCTCGCGGCTTCGCCTGCAGTACAACTACGACCGGGCCGATCACCTGGAACACCAGGACGCCCATTCCGTCTGGCTTGGGGTGGAATTCCTCTACGGCGCCCACCCAGCTCACAAATATTAA
- the rsfS gene encoding ribosome silencing factor: protein MNSPERPALSTDTSGRIDTDTLLRLAVAAASEVKPTSLVHLDLRGLCSFTDHFLIVSAPSVRQVRAVAERIEEQLREARVRMFHREEDLEARWILLDYSDVIIHIFDEEMRLYYDLEGLWADAPKRELVHSDSSVPLR from the coding sequence ATGAACTCACCCGAACGACCTGCATTATCGACAGACACGAGCGGGCGGATCGACACCGACACGCTGTTGCGGCTCGCAGTGGCGGCAGCCTCCGAGGTGAAGCCCACCTCCCTGGTACACCTTGACCTCCGGGGTTTGTGTTCCTTTACCGATCATTTCCTCATTGTGAGTGCCCCCTCAGTCCGACAGGTCCGAGCCGTCGCCGAACGGATTGAGGAGCAGCTTCGGGAAGCGCGCGTTCGGATGTTCCACCGGGAGGAGGACCTGGAAGCCCGTTGGATTCTTCTTGACTACAGCGATGTAATCATTCATATTTTCGACGAAGAGATGCGGCTATACTATGATCTGGAGGGGTTGTGGGCCGACGCGCCGAAACGAGAGTTGGTTCATAGCGATTCGTCGGTTCCTCTGAGATAA
- a CDS encoding metal ABC transporter permease, with the protein MIGEFLSSWPLFQNTYLVGWSIALLLSLVGVLAVARDQIFVGAAMSQASTLGIALAMWIGAWIAPATLPWFHSDEFLSAMAVAFSLVAALITGGWAEADRESHEAITGWVFLLSASLSILIVSRSPHGLEEIHRLLSSSIIGATRADVWGFSALAAMTALFLAATHRRTLLFLMDPAMAAAVGMHTSRWAAIISTLLGLAVGLSIRSAGMLYTFGCLVLPALVAKNVCREVGPMFLVAPVVAVLTGAIAFVLANHYDYPPAQMTVALLSLLLTIAWLFRRLRQVNGMF; encoded by the coding sequence GTGATTGGGGAGTTCCTCTCATCGTGGCCCTTGTTTCAGAACACGTATCTCGTCGGTTGGTCGATCGCCCTGTTGCTTTCGTTGGTGGGGGTGCTGGCGGTGGCCCGCGACCAGATCTTCGTCGGCGCGGCCATGTCGCAGGCCTCAACGCTCGGTATCGCCTTGGCGATGTGGATCGGGGCATGGATCGCTCCCGCCACGCTCCCCTGGTTTCACTCGGACGAATTCCTGTCCGCCATGGCCGTAGCGTTCTCCCTGGTCGCCGCGCTCATCACAGGGGGCTGGGCGGAAGCGGATCGGGAAAGCCACGAGGCGATCACGGGTTGGGTATTTCTGCTGTCGGCCAGCCTCTCTATTCTCATCGTCTCCCGCAGCCCGCACGGTCTGGAGGAGATTCACCGGCTGCTCTCCTCGAGCATCATCGGCGCGACCCGCGCGGACGTCTGGGGCTTCAGCGCGCTCGCCGCCATGACCGCTCTTTTCCTCGCGGCCACCCATCGGCGCACCCTGCTCTTCCTCATGGACCCCGCTATGGCGGCCGCGGTAGGGATGCATACCAGCCGGTGGGCCGCGATCATCTCCACGTTACTTGGTCTCGCCGTAGGGTTATCCATCCGATCCGCCGGGATGTTGTATACGTTTGGGTGCCTGGTACTCCCCGCCCTCGTCGCGAAGAACGTCTGCCGAGAGGTTGGCCCGATGTTCCTGGTGGCCCCTGTTGTTGCCGTCCTGACGGGCGCGATCGCGTTCGTGCTCGCGAACCATTACGATTATCCCCCGGCGCAAATGACGGTTGCGCTGCTGAGCCTGCTGCTCACAATCGCGTGGCTCTTCCGACGGCTGCGTCAGGTAAACGGGATGTTCTGA
- a CDS encoding ABC transporter ATP-binding protein: MEHVDVVLQATGLTVGYARRTVLEDVALECRKGEFWFFIGPNGSGKTTLIRAMLGILRPKAGRLWLHPNLARREGIGFVPQRCDLNPALPTTVREFVILGLVGTRLGTKKEEMERLEWALYKVGLEGMARRSYWSLSGGQRQRALVARALVRRPDLLILDEPTNGLDLSTEDAFLRLLADLNRQEHLTLFFVTHDIAIAARYATHLALFRSGSIETGPREQLLNRDVLKRVYGVGVEVTRDPSGTVAVQVYPPGAHP; the protein is encoded by the coding sequence ATGGAACACGTTGATGTCGTCCTGCAAGCGACAGGGCTGACGGTCGGCTACGCGCGTCGGACTGTACTCGAAGACGTTGCCCTTGAGTGTCGAAAGGGGGAGTTCTGGTTCTTCATCGGGCCGAACGGTTCCGGAAAGACCACGCTGATTCGCGCCATGCTGGGGATCCTGCGCCCCAAGGCCGGTCGATTATGGCTTCACCCCAACCTGGCGCGTCGGGAGGGGATCGGTTTTGTCCCGCAGCGATGCGATCTGAACCCGGCCCTCCCCACTACGGTTCGGGAATTTGTCATACTGGGGCTCGTGGGCACTCGACTCGGCACAAAAAAAGAGGAAATGGAGCGCCTCGAGTGGGCGCTCTACAAGGTCGGTCTGGAGGGGATGGCGCGACGCAGCTACTGGTCCCTTTCTGGCGGGCAACGACAACGAGCGCTGGTGGCTCGAGCCCTCGTGCGGCGACCCGATCTGCTGATCCTCGACGAACCGACCAACGGCCTTGACCTCTCGACGGAAGACGCGTTCCTGCGATTGCTCGCCGACCTGAACCGGCAGGAGCATCTGACCCTCTTCTTCGTCACCCACGATATCGCCATCGCCGCCCGATATGCCACGCACCTGGCTCTCTTCCGTTCGGGCAGTATCGAGACCGGACCGCGTGAGCAACTGCTCAACCGGGACGTCCTGAAACGGGTGTACGGGGTGGGCGTGGAGGTCACGCGCGATCCATCGGGCACTGTCGCGGTCCAGGTCTACCCTCCGGGGGCACATCCGTGA
- the rplU gene encoding 50S ribosomal protein L21 has product MYAIIESGGKQRRVSPGALVTLERIEGEAGKQVELSNVLMVADGDQVKIGAPYVEGAAVVSEIVRQGRGPKITVFKFKRRKRYRRTQGHRQAQTTLRVTEIRG; this is encoded by the coding sequence GTGTACGCGATTATCGAGTCGGGAGGTAAGCAACGCCGTGTCAGTCCTGGCGCTCTTGTTACCCTCGAACGAATCGAGGGCGAGGCCGGGAAGCAGGTCGAGCTTTCGAACGTTCTGATGGTGGCCGACGGCGACCAGGTAAAGATCGGCGCCCCCTATGTTGAGGGCGCTGCGGTTGTAAGCGAGATCGTCCGGCAGGGTCGTGGGCCAAAGATTACCGTCTTCAAGTTCAAACGACGAAAGCGCTATCGGCGCACGCAGGGTCACCGCCAGGCCCAGACCACCTTACGAGTCACAGAAATCAGGGGTTAG
- a CDS encoding peroxiredoxin, with the protein MVKIGSKAPDFTANTTKGPITLSQFRGKWVLLFAHPADFTPVCTTEFIQFAKRYKEFKDLNCEVIGLSVDSIYSHIEWLRHMEESAKVKIDFPVVADPEKKVANDYDLINPEVGLTVRGVFFIDPEGFVRFAMYYPIPFGRNIDEILRSLKALQTVDKYGVACPVDWQPGQDVIVPPPQTIDEADKRAKAGADRWYITRKKL; encoded by the coding sequence ATGGTCAAGATCGGATCAAAGGCGCCGGATTTCACCGCCAATACTACCAAGGGTCCCATTACCCTCTCGCAGTTCCGCGGCAAGTGGGTCCTGCTCTTCGCCCACCCCGCCGACTTTACGCCGGTCTGTACGACGGAGTTCATCCAGTTCGCCAAGCGATACAAGGAGTTCAAAGACCTGAACTGCGAGGTAATCGGTCTGAGCGTAGACAGTATCTACTCACACATCGAGTGGCTCCGCCATATGGAGGAGAGCGCCAAGGTCAAGATCGATTTTCCAGTGGTCGCCGACCCCGAGAAGAAGGTGGCCAACGACTACGATCTGATCAACCCCGAGGTCGGCCTCACCGTCCGCGGCGTCTTCTTCATCGATCCCGAGGGGTTCGTCCGTTTCGCCATGTACTATCCGATCCCGTTCGGGCGAAACATCGACGAGATCTTACGGAGCCTGAAGGCGCTGCAAACCGTGGACAAGTACGGGGTCGCCTGCCCGGTCGACTGGCAGCCAGGCCAGGATGTGATCGTGCCGCCGCCGCAGACGATCGACGAGGCCGACAAGCGCGCCAAGGCGGGCGCCGATCGCTGGTACATAACGCGGAAAAAGCTCTAG
- the rpmA gene encoding 50S ribosomal protein L27: protein MAHKKGMGSSRNGRDSQSQRLGMKAAAGQTVSAGSILIRQRGTRFKPGKNVGIGSDDTLFAKVAGVVTVEHRGGQGRFLSIIGV, encoded by the coding sequence ATGGCACACAAAAAAGGAATGGGAAGTTCCCGGAATGGCCGGGATAGCCAAAGTCAGCGGCTGGGCATGAAGGCTGCGGCTGGGCAGACGGTATCAGCGGGAAGCATTCTGATCCGCCAGCGCGGCACCCGTTTCAAACCGGGCAAGAATGTCGGGATCGGTTCCGACGATACACTGTTTGCCAAAGTGGCCGGGGTTGTAACGGTCGAGCACCGCGGGGGACAAGGCCGTTTCCTCAGCATCATCGGTGTCTGA
- the proB gene encoding glutamate 5-kinase — protein sequence MSGAERSSPDARSAPSTALRTGAREAKRLVVKVGSAVLSKGDIALHQPTLQRICHDLVWLRKDGRQVVLVTSGAILAGMGRLGLTERPGSIPLKQAAAAVGQSLLMRYYEEAFAPYGQKLGQLLLTQEDFRSRHRYLNARNTLFTLLHLGVLPVINENDTVAVEEIRFGDNDRLSALVATLLGADLLIILTDLDGLYTADPRKDPAATLVYEVPRRSAGVHFWADESGTGLGTGGMATKVEAAYAAAAAGVPTIIANGLVEGILERIVRGDAVGTVFQASASKMRSRKRWLAFATGRRGRIAVDAGAKEALIRNGKSLLPSGVVSVDGEFEGGEVVSLCDIGGVEFARGVVNYDAEQVKKIKGIRSVQIEDALGAKPFDEVVHRDNLVILER from the coding sequence ATGAGTGGCGCAGAAAGATCATCGCCTGACGCCCGATCCGCTCCTTCGACCGCGCTCAGGACAGGCGCGCGGGAGGCAAAACGGCTGGTCGTGAAGGTCGGCTCAGCCGTTCTGTCCAAGGGTGATATTGCCCTACATCAGCCGACGCTACAGCGGATCTGTCATGATCTTGTGTGGCTTCGCAAGGATGGGCGCCAGGTGGTGCTGGTTACTTCTGGCGCCATTCTCGCTGGGATGGGTCGGCTTGGGCTGACCGAGCGGCCCGGAAGCATCCCGTTGAAGCAAGCCGCTGCCGCTGTCGGCCAGAGCCTGCTCATGCGCTACTACGAGGAGGCCTTCGCGCCGTATGGCCAGAAGCTGGGACAGCTTTTGCTCACCCAGGAGGACTTTCGCTCGCGACATCGGTACCTCAATGCGCGCAACACCTTATTTACACTGCTCCACCTTGGGGTGCTCCCGGTTATCAACGAGAACGATACGGTGGCCGTGGAGGAGATCAGGTTTGGAGATAACGACCGTCTCTCGGCGTTGGTGGCAACGCTGCTCGGGGCGGACCTGCTGATCATCCTGACCGATCTGGACGGATTGTACACGGCTGATCCGAGGAAAGATCCCGCCGCGACGCTCGTCTATGAGGTGCCTCGACGATCTGCTGGCGTTCACTTTTGGGCCGACGAGTCGGGGACCGGGCTCGGTACGGGTGGGATGGCCACAAAGGTGGAAGCGGCGTACGCGGCCGCGGCTGCCGGCGTCCCTACCATTATTGCGAACGGCCTTGTGGAGGGGATTCTGGAGCGGATCGTCCGCGGCGATGCGGTCGGCACCGTCTTCCAGGCGTCTGCGTCCAAGATGCGGAGCCGAAAGCGCTGGCTGGCTTTTGCGACGGGGCGCAGGGGGCGGATTGCTGTAGATGCCGGAGCGAAGGAGGCCCTCATCCGTAACGGTAAGAGCCTTCTACCATCCGGAGTCGTCTCCGTCGATGGCGAGTTCGAGGGAGGCGAGGTGGTGAGTCTCTGTGACATCGGCGGCGTAGAGTTCGCGAGGGGTGTGGTGAACTATGACGCTGAACAGGTGAAAAAGATCAAGGGCATCAGAAGCGTCCAGATCGAGGATGCGCTTGGCGCCAAGCCGTTCGATGAGGTGGTGCACCGGGATAACCTGGTGATATTGGAGAGGTGA
- a CDS encoding glutamate-5-semialdehyde dehydrogenase, whose product MVRELGTAARLAARALAMVVPEVKNRAVTAVADALWNGRAAILSANALDLAEAGSAHHPPALLDRLALDEKRIEKMAAGVRQVAALPDPVGEITGMWRRPNGLLVGRMRVPLGVIGVIYEARPGVTADAAALCLKSGNAVILKGGREAIRSNRVISSLLADAAMASGLPKGCVAFIDSVDREAVSHLLQLTGLVDLIIPRGGEGLIRAVQRTSTIPVLAHDKGLCHTYVDEGADLHMAEEIAFNAKVERPGVCNAMESLLVHERVAALFLPRIVGRLQEAGVEVRGCPRTRALVPGIAPATEVDWDTEYLDLILSIKVIGSFEEAVAHIAAHGSGLAEAIVTADHGRAMRFLREVDAGAVFVNASTRFTDGWEFGMGAEMGISTQKLHARGPVGLTELTCEKFIVFGDGQVRDSRQ is encoded by the coding sequence ATGGTGCGAGAGCTTGGGACAGCGGCGCGGCTTGCGGCTCGGGCCCTGGCCATGGTGGTGCCGGAGGTGAAGAACCGGGCAGTTACGGCCGTGGCAGACGCGTTGTGGAACGGCCGGGCAGCGATCCTCTCGGCTAACGCGCTCGATCTCGCGGAAGCCGGGTCGGCGCATCATCCGCCTGCGTTGCTGGACCGACTGGCGCTCGACGAAAAGCGGATCGAGAAGATGGCGGCCGGCGTACGACAGGTGGCGGCGCTCCCCGATCCTGTCGGTGAGATCACCGGAATGTGGCGCCGCCCAAACGGTCTGCTCGTCGGCCGGATGCGGGTGCCGCTCGGAGTTATTGGCGTTATCTACGAGGCCAGGCCCGGGGTGACTGCCGATGCGGCGGCCCTCTGCCTGAAGTCGGGAAATGCCGTCATACTGAAAGGGGGTCGAGAGGCGATCCGCAGTAACCGGGTCATCAGCAGTTTGCTTGCGGATGCGGCTATGGCAAGCGGTCTGCCCAAGGGTTGTGTAGCGTTCATCGATTCGGTTGACCGGGAGGCAGTGAGCCACCTGCTTCAACTTACGGGACTCGTGGACCTGATTATCCCACGAGGAGGGGAGGGGTTGATTCGGGCGGTGCAGCGAACCTCAACTATTCCAGTTCTGGCCCACGATAAAGGGCTCTGTCACACCTATGTCGATGAAGGCGCCGATCTTCACATGGCGGAGGAGATCGCCTTCAACGCCAAGGTTGAGCGACCCGGCGTCTGCAACGCCATGGAGAGCCTGCTAGTGCATGAGCGGGTGGCCGCTCTCTTCTTGCCGCGAATCGTCGGACGCTTGCAGGAGGCCGGAGTTGAAGTCCGGGGTTGCCCTCGAACAAGGGCCCTGGTGCCGGGTATTGCGCCTGCCACCGAGGTAGACTGGGATACCGAGTATCTCGACCTGATCCTGTCGATAAAGGTAATCGGCTCGTTCGAAGAGGCGGTGGCGCACATCGCCGCGCACGGCTCGGGTCTGGCCGAGGCGATCGTCACAGCGGATCACGGCCGAGCCATGCGTTTCCTTCGGGAGGTGGATGCCGGGGCCGTGTTCGTCAACGCTTCCACCCGTTTCACTGACGGCTGGGAGTTCGGGATGGGGGCCGAGATGGGGATCAGTACGCAAAAGCTCCATGCCCGGGGCCCGGTTGGTCTTACGGAGCTGACCTGCGAGAAGTTCATCGTATTCGGTGACGGCCAGGTGCGGGACTCACGGCAATGA
- the obgE gene encoding GTPase ObgE — protein MFIDEAYIRVEAGDGGRGCVSFRREAHVPRGGPDGGDGGDGGSVYLVASRSYRTLDDQKYQRHYRAQGGVHGRGKTMHGRRGADLIIPVPLGTVVVDDETGELLGDLVEDGVQLLIARGGKGGRGNARFATPVRQAPRYAQPGESGQRRRFHLTLKLLADVGLIGLPNAGKSALLCCISAARSKVAEYPFTTLTPHLGTVEIDPLGAFVVADIPGLIEGASSGAGLGIRFLRHIERTRLLVHVIDVSDTARDPQEALAVVEEELRAFNPELLKRPRVIAANKIDLPHSRRLPALRALCAERNLPLFPLSAMAGEGVEPLVQYLADQLQSAAGYEMRPARCEGQSMGNIAHRTSNLGPFS, from the coding sequence ATGTTCATCGATGAGGCCTACATTCGAGTCGAGGCAGGCGATGGCGGCCGGGGCTGTGTCAGCTTCCGGCGCGAGGCGCATGTCCCACGAGGCGGGCCTGACGGCGGCGACGGCGGCGACGGCGGGAGCGTGTACCTCGTTGCCAGTCGTTCATACCGAACGCTGGACGATCAGAAGTATCAACGGCATTATCGGGCCCAGGGTGGCGTACATGGACGCGGGAAGACCATGCATGGTCGACGCGGCGCCGACCTGATCATCCCGGTTCCGCTCGGTACGGTGGTCGTCGATGATGAGACGGGAGAGCTGCTGGGCGACCTGGTTGAAGACGGCGTGCAACTGCTGATCGCCAGAGGAGGGAAAGGCGGGCGAGGCAATGCTCGCTTTGCTACTCCAGTGCGACAAGCCCCTCGTTACGCTCAGCCTGGGGAATCCGGGCAGAGGCGTCGGTTTCACCTCACCCTGAAACTGCTGGCCGATGTCGGCCTGATCGGCCTGCCAAATGCGGGTAAATCGGCCCTGCTGTGCTGCATCTCGGCAGCCCGCTCGAAGGTGGCCGAGTACCCATTTACAACGCTGACCCCGCACCTTGGCACTGTCGAGATCGATCCGCTGGGCGCCTTCGTGGTGGCTGATATCCCCGGGTTAATCGAGGGAGCATCCTCAGGCGCGGGTCTCGGCATCCGCTTTCTGCGACATATCGAGCGGACCCGCCTGTTGGTGCATGTCATTGATGTCTCTGATACTGCAAGAGATCCTCAGGAAGCGCTGGCTGTCGTCGAGGAAGAACTCCGAGCCTTCAATCCCGAACTGCTGAAGCGCCCTCGCGTTATTGCCGCCAACAAGATCGATCTTCCCCACAGCAGACGCCTTCCTGCGCTGCGTGCGCTCTGCGCGGAGCGTAATCTGCCCCTTTTTCCGCTATCAGCCATGGCAGGTGAGGGGGTCGAGCCGCTCGTCCAGTACCTGGCCGATCAGCTCCAGTCCGCCGCTGGATACGAGATGCGACCTGCGAGATGCGAAGGACAGAGTATGGGGAACATCGCGCATCGCACATCGAACCTCGGACCGTTCTCATGA